Proteins co-encoded in one Tiliqua scincoides isolate rTilSci1 chromosome 12, rTilSci1.hap2, whole genome shotgun sequence genomic window:
- the LOC136663141 gene encoding transforming growth factor beta activator LRRC32-like produces MAWRRHFCPSQGGGLLLLWLLPALLKGQLDNVEGPRPCEKTPLRISCRGRRLPAFPQGLGRDVQQLDLALNSITSLADGDTAGLELLQHLDLSSNWLQAVSAQALAPLVHLRTLSLAANRLHWNHTANGKAFLSLGSLEALDLSGNHLDSNMAASYLGYLPSLQELDLSWNQVTQLSRGIFRGVLTVREINLKNNHIAAIEEGSLDALKALRVLDLAMNFLRCISGFHLPQVQVLNLSHNALESFVARGEVRGVYQLQVLDLSHNRLTSLPLLPRRNRLLYLNLSHNAIAHLAANATRTEDLAPWSSRQAGLSVGQSFWDATLGLAQILVLDLSSNQLSAFPVSFLHTLNSLHTLSLATNCIRGMEVEQPTRCHWPGHAASGREPAEVLSVKKLDLQGNLLHSLPRCFFALMPHLESVDLSRNYIQLCRAPPSSKREGPSGEGSSCTAFHRAPQLRHLSLRGNQLAIMHSYLFSHTALSSLDLSENEGLVIPEGALEGLESSLQMLFLKGNQMRISDLNLPCLGALKSVDLSQNQLRSLPPALLCSPLEKLDIRQNNLRSLEIATAAKLAHTLRNLTLAGNPFSCCELRGLKVILGVAAVTVWDLEDTHCSYHDGQKNVTARLTHRHAWPCPRRLRRDYPTALAGVAAGLLCSLCLACATCCLQKAAKGRVLLHLGLSSRVQPTPYQSEEATSGPSSADESTKV; encoded by the exons ATGGCTTGGAGGAGACACTTCTGCCCCTCCCAGGGAGGGGGCCTACTCCTCCTCTGGCTGCTCCCCGCGCTCCTGAAAGGCCAGCTGGACAATGTGGAGGGGCCAAGGCCATGCGAGAAG ACCCCCCTCCGCATATCCTGCCGAGGCCGACGcttgcctgccttccctcagGGCCTTGGCCGTGACGTCCAGCAGCTCGATCTGGCACTCAACTCCATCACAAGCCTGGCGGATGGGGACACAGCTGGCCTGGAGCTCCTGCAGCACCTGGATCTGTCCTCCAACTGGCTGCAAGCCGTGTCGGCGCAAGCACTGGCGCCCCTGGTGCACCTGCGCACCCTGAGCCTGGCCGCAAATCGCCTCCATTGGAACCACACTGCCAATGGAAAGGCCTTCCTTTCCCTGGGGAGCTTGGAGGCCCTGGACCTCTCTGGGAACCACCTGGACAGCAATATGGCTGCATCGTACCTGGGTTACCTCCCTTCCTTGCAGGAGCTAGACCTCTCCTGGAACCAGGTGACCCAGCTGTCTAGGGGCATCTTCCGAGGCGTGCTCACGGTGCGAGAGATCAACCTGAAGAACAACCACATTGCAGCAATAGAGGAAGGCTCTTTGGATGCCCTAAAGGCCCTGcgggtgctggatctggccatgaATTTCCTTCGGTGCATCTCAGGCTTCCACCTGCCACAAGTTCAGGTTCTGAACCTGAGCCACAATGCACTGGAGTCCTTTGTGGCAAGAGGGGAAGTGAGGGGGGTCTATCAGCTGCAAGTGCTGGACCTGAGCCACAATCGACTGACCTCCTTGCCTCTCCTCCCCAGAAGAAACCGGCTCCTGTACCTCAACCTCTCACACAATGCCATTGCCCACTTGGCAGCCAATGCCACTCGGACAGAGGACCTTGCTCCCTGGTCCTCCAGGCAGGCAGGACTCAGCGTGGGCCAGAGCTTCTGGGATGCCACCCTTGGCCTAGCACAGATCCTGGTCTTGGACCTGAGCAGCAACCAGCTGAGTGCATTTCCAGTCTCCTTTCTTCACACCCTGAATTCTCTCCACACCCTCAGCCTGGCCACGAACTGCATCCGGGGCATGGAGGTGGAGCAGCCCACCCGCTGCCACTGGCCAGGTCATGCCGCCAGCGGAAGGGAGCCTGCAGAGGTGCTGTCCGTGAAGAAGCTGGATCTCCAAGGGAACCTGCTCCACTCCTTGCCGCGCTGCTTCTTTGCTCTGATGCCCCATCTAGAGTCAGTGGACCTCAGTCGCAATTACATCCAGCTGTGCAGAGCCCCACCCTCCTCCAAGAGGGAGGGCCCttctggggaaggcagcagctgcACTGCCTTCCATCGTGCGCCACAGTTGAGGCACCTCAGCTTGCGTGGAAACCAGCTTGCCATCATGCACAGCTACCTGTTCAGCCACACTGCCTTGAGCTCTCTGGACCTGTCTGAGAACGAGGGTCTTGTCATTCCAGAAGGGGCCCTAGAGGGCTTGGAGTCTTCCCTGCAGATGCTCTTCTTAAAAGGAAACCAGATGAGGATCTCAGACCTGAACCTGCCTTGCCTGGGGGCGCTGAAGTCAGTGGACCTGTCCCAAAACCAGCTCCGCAGtctgcctcctgccctgctttGCTCCCCTCTGGAGAAGCTGGACATTCGGCAGAACAATCTCCGAAGTCTGGAGATTGCCACAGCTGCCAAACTGGCCCACACCCTCCGCAACTTGACGCTTGCCGGGAATCCCTTTAGTTGCTGTGAGCTGAGGGGGCTGAAGGTGATCCTGGGAGTTGCTGCCGTCACTGTGTGGGACTTGGAGGACACGCACTGTTCTTACCACGATGGGCAGAAGAACGTCACTGCTCGGCTCACCCACAGACACGCCTGGCCCTGCCCTCGTCGCCTGCGCAGGGACTACCCGACTGCCCTGGCGGGGGTGGCAGCGGGTCTCTTGTGCTCCCTCTGCCTCGCGTGTGCCACGTGCTGCTTGCAGAAGGCGGCCAAGGGGCGTGTGCTGCTGCATCTGGGGCTCAGCAGCAGGGTGCAGCCTACTCCTTATCAGAGCGAGGAGGCCACCAGTGGGCCGAGCTCTGCTGACGAGAGTACAAAAGTGTGA
- the IGBP1 gene encoding immunoglobulin-binding protein 1 has protein sequence MAEEAEERALRPAELLEGGWRLLEEAEAGAEPSGVAVQRKVQRGVRLLERAARAAAELQLFSRGEDLEEVPSADLRFMLVPALLAAMLLKLSTGKCEERLERLERARASFLSFLTVCRDYGLGRFQLPPEPRRAQPQEEEGEAGGSSVESTHSEQAALLAMAQNRQNKIERYKQKKEIENRLAALKATMDSGQAEEEQTREFYLLQIKKWIGTSLEEIESIDQEMAILNRRDALKKGPGRRQLHPTRPPMKPFILTRDAAQAKVFGAGYPSLATMTVDDWYEQHQKQGILPDQGIPQRHTATVEEQQKEQADEKVEAGEDSEEATRKAREWDDWKDTHPRGYGNRKNMG, from the exons ATGGCGGAGGAGGCGGAGGAGCGCGCGCTGCGGCCGGCGGAGCTGCTGGAGGGCGGCTGGCGCCTGCTGGAGGAGGCGGAGGCGGGCGCGGAGCCCTCCGGGGTCGCCGTGCAGCGCAAGGTGCAGCGCGGCGTCCGCCTGCTCGAGCGCGCCGCCCGGGCCGCCGCCGAGCTGCAGCTCTTCAG CCGCGGTGAGGACCTGGAGGAGGTGCCCTCTGCAGACCTGCGCTTCATGCTGGTGCCGGCCCTCCTGGCTGCCATGCTGCTGAAGCTGAGCACCGGCAAGTGCGAGGAgcggctggagcgtctggagcgCGCCCGCGCCTCCTTCCTGAGCTTCCTGACCGTCTGCCGGGACTATGGGCTGGGCCGCTTCCAGCTGCCGCCGGAACCACGCCGGGCCCAaccccaggaggaggagggtgaggcCGGCGGGTCCTCCGTGGAGAGCACGCACTCGGAGCAGGCGGCGCTTCTGGCCATGGCCCAGAACCGGCAGAACAAGATCGAGAG ATACAAGCAAAAGAAGGAGATAGAGAACAGGCTGGCTGCCCTGAAAGCCACCATGGACAGCGGCCAGGCCGAGGAGGAGCAGACGCGGGAGTTTTACTTGCTGCAGATCAAGAAGTGGATTGGCACCAGCCTGGAAGAGATTGAGAGCATTGACCAGGAAATGGCCATCCTCAACCGGCGCGATGCCCTGAAGAAG GGTCCGGGTCGCCGCCAGCTTCATCCGACCAGGCCTCCAATGAAGCCCTTCATCCTGACCCGGGATGCTGCCCAGGCCAA GGTGTTTGGGGCTGGCTACCCAAGCCTGGCGACCATGACGGTGGACGACTGGTACGAGCAGCACCAGAAGCAAGGAATCCTGCCTGACCAGGGTATTCCCCAGAGACACACAG CAACTGTGGAGGAACAACAGAAGGAGCAGGCGGATGAGAAGGTGGAGGCTGGGGAGGACAGCGAAGAGGCCACCCGGAAGGCCCGCGAATGGGACGACTGGAAGGACACGCACCCGCGAGGCTACGGGAACCGGAAGAACATGGGTTGA
- the P2RY4 gene encoding P2Y purinoceptor 4: MACLQPSPSAASSAAIPETASSSPREMASLLKAPSTTSPAAPASSSLLAQNTTGSLQEEKCVFNEEFKFILLPVSYGVVCVVGLLLNSCSLWMFVRRMRPWNATTTYMFNLAVSDTLYVLSLPTLVYYYADRNNWPFGECLCKIVRFLFYANLYSSILFLTCISVHRYVGICHPIRSLRWVNTRHARLICLGVWLTVTACLVPNLVFVTISTRGNDTLCHDTTKPEEFDHYVHYSSSVMVLLFGIPFLVIVVCYCLMAKRLLRPHTLDSTGRSIPSYKRRSTKMIVIVLVVFAISFLPFHITRTIYYTSRLLQADCHTLNIVNVTYKITRPLASANSCIDPILYFLAGDTYRGRLRWSPHCTNILGVWLTVTACLVPNLVFVTISTRGNDTLCHDTTKPEEFDHYVHYSSSVMVLLFGIPFLVIVVCYCLMAKRLLRPHTLDFTGRSIPSYKRRSTKMIVILPPSPVCTPYNLGTW; this comes from the exons ATGGCGTGTCTGCAGCCGTCTCCATCAGCAGCCAGCTCTGCTGCTATTCCAGAGACTGCTTCCAGCTCACCCCGA GAGATGGCCAGTCTGCTGAAGGCACCGTCCACCACCAGCCCTGCTGCCCCCGCCTCCAGTTCCCTGCTGGCCCAAAACACCACTGGCAGTCTGCAGGAGGAGAAGTGTGTCTTCAATGAGGAGTTCAAGTTCATCCTCCTTCCCGTCTCCTACGGAGTCGTCTGCGTGGTGGGCCTTCTCCTCAACTCCTGCTCCCTCTGGATGTTTGTCCGCAGGATGCGGCCCTGGAATGCCACCACCACGTACATGTTCAACCTGGCTGTCTCAGACACGCTCTACGTCCTCTCCCTACCCACCCTGGTCTACTACTATGCGGACCGCAACAACTGGCCCTTTGGTGAGTGCCTGTGCAAGATCGTGCGCTTCCTCTTCTACGCAAACCTCTACAGCAGCATCCTCTTCCTCACCTGCATTAGTGTCCACCGCTATGTGGGGATCTGCCACCCCATCCGGTCCCTCCGGTGGGTCAACACACGGCATGCACGCCTGATCTGCCTGGGCGTCTGGCTGACGGTCACGGCCTGCCTTGTCCCCAACCTGGTCTTTGTCACCATCAGCACCAGGGGCAACGACACCCTCTGCCACGACACCACCAAGCCAGAGGAGTTTGACCACTACGTGCACTACAGCTCCTCAGTGATGGTGCTGCTCTTCGGCATCCCCTTCCTGGTGATCGTGGTGTGCTACTGTCTCATGGCCAAGAGGCTGCTGAGGCCGCACACCCTGGACTCCACTGGCAGGAGCATCCCCTCCTACAAGAGGCGCTCCACCAAGATGATTGTCATCGTGCTGGTCGTCTTTGCCATCAGCTTCCTGCCCTTCCACATCACGCGGACCATTTACTACACCTCGCGGCTTCTCCAAGCCGACTGTCACACTCTCAACATTGTTAACGTCACCTACAAAATAACACGTcccttggccagtgccaataGCTGCATAGACCCCATCCTGTACTTCTTGGCTGGAGACACGTATAGGGGGCGGTTGCG CTGGTCCCCTCATTGCACAAATATACTGGGCGTCTGGCTGACGGTCACGGCCTGCCTTGTCCCCAACCTGGTCTTTGTCACCATCAGCACCAGGGGCAACGACACCCTCTGCCACGACACCACCAAGCCAGAGGAGTTTGACCACTACGTGCACTACAGCTCCTCAGTGATGGTGCTGCTCTTCGGCATCCCCTTCCTGGTGATCGTGGTGTGCTACTGTCTCATGGCCAAGAGGCTGCTGAGGCCACACACCCTGGACTTCACTGGCAGGAGCATCCCCTCCTACAAGAGGCGCTCCACCAAGATGATTGTCATCTTGCCACCATCACCGGTCTGCACTCCTTACAATCTTGGCACCTGGTGA